The Xanthomonas sp. DAR 80977 nucleotide sequence GCCAGCAGCGCACGTTGCACGGTGCGCGCCAGGTCGGCCGAGTCCATCCGCTCGTCGAGCGGGCGGAACGCCAGGCGGTAGGTGAACGAAGCGGCGGCGCGGGACATGGGCAGGGACAGGCAACGGGCGCCCAAGGGTACCCAATCCCGCCATGCCCGCCCAGCGGCCGCGCATGCCCGGCGCCCGGACCGGCCGGTCAGGCAGCGCCCGTCGCCGGGGGCCTCCCTCAGCTGCCGCCGTGCGCCAGCCACTTGCCGGCCATCCGCCGCAGCGATGGATCCAGGTCGGGCTCGGCCAGCAGCTCGGCGATCGGGCGCCAGGCCAGGGCCAGCGACTCGGCGCTGACCGCGAACGCCTCGTCGGCGCCGGCGCGCACCACGTAGCGCGCGTCGAAGTGCCAGTGGCCCGGCACGTCCTGGCGCTCGGGGATCCAGTGCCGGTCCAGGTCGAACAGGACGCCATCGTGCAGCGCCAGTCCGGGCAGCCCCGACTCCTCCTCGGCTTCCTTCAGCGCCACCAGCGCCAGGTCGCGGTCGCCGTCGGCGTGCCCGCCCAACTGCAGCCAGCGCTGCAGCTTGCGGTGGTGGGTCAGCAGGGTGCGCGCGCCGTCGGCGCTGACCAGCCAGGCCGAGCCGGTGAAATGGCCGTCCAGCCGCGCGCGCACGAACGGGTCCTGCGCGTCGTCCAGCAAGGCCAGGAATTGCGCGGCAACCTCGGCCTCCTGCGGCCAACGGACGGCATA carries:
- a CDS encoding NUDIX hydrolase, which gives rise to MPDLSLRRQLQAYAVRWPQEAEVAAQFLALLDDAQDPFVRARLDGHFTGSAWLVSADGARTLLTHHRKLQRWLQLGGHADGDRDLALVALKEAEEESGLPGLALHDGVLFDLDRHWIPERQDVPGHWHFDARYVVRAGADEAFAVSAESLALAWRPIAELLAEPDLDPSLRRMAGKWLAHGGS